In the genome of Verrucomicrobiota bacterium, one region contains:
- a CDS encoding MJ1477/TM1410 family putative glycoside hydrolase, protein MQLSPFIALLVMLLWPRFASAESAPVSFAYLLQADAFAKTKSDAVDRLTACGRDWIVLDAAFASDTPWARADLDTIRAGQVGRKVVAYISIGEAEDYRPYWRQEWGRKGKLTAAAPAWLGVENPEWKGNYRVKYWHAEWQKLMLATIDDALTRGFDGVYLDIVDGFETFEQDGTEFIADRVNPETKQSYRRDMVDWVKAIAARVRARNPTALVIPQNGSQLLAHADFLAAISAIGIEDLFMNGNKLQPKSHTDEVLGHLKKIAAAQKPVLLIEYPKRTERQTLSKQLAKENGLIWLETDRELKTLGASGK, encoded by the coding sequence ATGCAACTTTCTCCATTCATAGCGCTGCTCGTGATGCTGCTCTGGCCTCGGTTCGCCTCTGCGGAATCCGCCCCCGTTTCGTTCGCGTACCTCCTTCAGGCCGACGCCTTCGCGAAAACGAAGTCCGATGCCGTCGACCGGCTCACTGCGTGTGGACGCGATTGGATCGTGCTCGATGCGGCGTTTGCCAGCGACACACCGTGGGCGCGCGCGGACCTCGATACGATCCGCGCCGGGCAGGTGGGGCGAAAAGTGGTCGCCTACATTTCCATCGGCGAGGCGGAAGACTACCGTCCCTACTGGCGCCAAGAGTGGGGGAGAAAGGGCAAACTCACCGCCGCCGCGCCTGCGTGGCTCGGTGTCGAGAACCCGGAATGGAAGGGCAACTATCGCGTGAAGTATTGGCACGCCGAATGGCAAAAGCTCATGCTTGCCACCATTGACGACGCGCTGACGCGCGGTTTTGACGGGGTGTATCTGGATATCGTGGACGGCTTCGAGACATTCGAGCAGGATGGCACGGAGTTCATTGCTGACCGTGTGAACCCGGAGACGAAGCAGAGTTATCGCCGCGACATGGTGGACTGGGTGAAAGCCATCGCGGCGCGCGTGCGTGCGCGAAATCCCACCGCCCTCGTCATCCCGCAGAACGGCTCGCAACTGCTGGCGCATGCGGATTTCCTCGCCGCAATCAGCGCCATCGGTATCGAGGATCTCTTCATGAATGGTAACAAGCTTCAGCCCAAGTCGCACACCGACGAAGTGCTCGGTCACCTGAAGAAAATTGCCGCGGCGCAGAAGCCGGTGCTCCTCATCGAGTATCCCAAGCGTACAGAGCGGCAAACTTTGTCAAAACAGTTGGCGAAGGAGAATGGACTGATTTGGTTGGAAACAGATCGGGAACTTAAAACGCTCGGCGCGTCGGGAAAGTAA